AAATCAAAGAAAATGGCGGAGAAAAAGAGAAGCAAGGTGATCTATTAGGGTTTGGTGATGTGTAAACGCACCACTTAAACAACTGACCAGCACAAAATCCTGATAATGATTGATTAAGAAAGGATAAATGTAAAAAGTTGAGCGTCTGGCAATAAAACACTGGACAAATATACAGTGCTAGGTATATAACTAGAACTGGTTAACGAATAAGCTATATTTTTAGCCTATTGGGAGGCACACTGAGGTGATTGACTTGCGCGATTGGTAAGTTGAGTACCCTAAAAATAGCAGTTGGGAGAGAGTGGCGGCAACCACTCTCCCCCTTACCGGCTGCGAAGACTATTAATCCAGACCCAGCCGATGGCTAAATTCTAACGAATTCCATCGGGTAGGGACAGATCTATTTGATGGAGGCCATTCATGGTCCATATTCGCATTCGCCCCAATGGGCGTATTCAGTTCGACTTACATCTTTATGGCTGCCGTTTTCGTGAAGGCACCCAATTGATGGCCACCCCTAAAAACCTCGCTAATGCTAAATCCATGCTCAAAAAAATGAGTGCTGAAATTGACTTAGGCACCTTTCAATACCGCGACTACTTCCCAAACAGTAAAAAAGTGGCTCAGTTTGAACAACTGCAACGTGTAGCTCATCCCGACCGCCAATACCCTTTCTTTGATAATTTTGCCAACCAGTGGTTTGAACGAAAAAAAGCCACCTGGAAAAACAGCTATCGAGATTCGGTGCGCAGTGCATTGGATAAATACCTTATCCCCCACTTCGGCAACACATTAGTCAACGAACTATCGCTGTCACAGGTGGATTACTTTCGTCAGGACTTAAGTGAAGGGGTAAAAAAAGACGGTTCTCGTTTATTGTCTAATCGGCGAATTAACTTCATCCTCTGGCCTTTGGTTGCCATTATCAGCTTAGCGGCAGAAGAGTATAAGTTTGAGTATCCACTGAGACGTTATAAGGCCTTCAAAGAAGAAAAAGCAGAGTCAAACCCCATGACCATCGATGAGGTGCGCAAGTTTCTTGCGAGTGTGCCTAAAAAGTGGAAGGACTATTTTATCATTCGCTTCTGGACGGGCATGCGCAGCTGTGAGGTGCATGGTTTAGAGTGGGACCACATTGATTTTGACCATCGATTAATTCGCGTTCGTCAAAATTGGGTTAATGGTGAAGTGTGTGATGTAAAAACACCAAAATCACGCCGTGAGCTTAAGATGTGTGACACCGTATTTAATGCGTTTAAACGTATTCAAGCCGTTAAAACCGGACGATCTAACTTTGTATTTATCGCGCCGACAGGCTTACCACCTTCAACGCATTTTATAAGTCGTAAATTGTGGTTCCCCACCTTAAAAGCCGCAGGCTTAAAACTCCGTCGACCTTATGAAACACGCCATACAGCCGCAGTGCTGCATATTGCGGCTCATGAGAACCCGCTATACATTTCCCATATGCTAGGACATAGCGACACCCGACTACTGTTTGAAGTCTATGCCCCCTATGTTGCCAATGCTTCTCGCCTTGATGGTAATGCATTTGACTCATTAATGAAAAGCGAGGGACTGGGCTAAAAACCTTAGCCACTATCGGCCCTGTGACTGGGTCGATAGTGGTTTAGATTATGACCCCATCATAATAGATGAAGTGAGTATGCCAAACGCTTAAAACGTCAGCGATGACATCTCGACAAACAAAATCTAATCTAGAAAATCTTCAAACATGCCAAACCCCATCATGTCATTCAATTCCTGCTGATGCATTCGCTGACTTAACTGTTCACGCAGGGCTTGCACCGTCGTGACGTTATTGATCTTAGCGTATAGTGCTTCAGCTTCAATGATCAGCAGATCGCCATACTGTTGCAACGTTTTTGCGCGCGACGCCTTTCCGCCACCGCCAAAACGACGCCAAATTTCCGATTTAATGTCGTTGCCATGCTGCATAAATTGATGATCTTGGTTTAGTAATGCTATTTTTGAATATAGCGCGGCTTCCACTCGCTTTATCATGTCCTCATCAGCGATGAGTTTATATTCGGGCAAATGTTCCTGTGCCATCATCAGTAACGCGAGCGCATCTTTATCTTTTTTAGCCTGGGAAAGAAGCTGCATCAAGTCCTTCTTTAAGGCTTTTTGCGCAGGATCTTGCTCCTTATCAGGATGAAGTTGATTAGCGAGTTGTCGATACAGTTTCGTCATCGCTTTATCTTCAAATAACGCAGTGCTCATCGGTAATTCAGAGTCATCGTTTTCGAATGAAAAGTCATCACCCATGTCCCAGCCTGGTTCATCCCACTCAACATCATCTTGATGTTCATCCTGAGCTTCTGCGTTATTGCTTTGGCTGAGCATGTCATGAATATACGCTTGAAAACGTTCAGGATGATGTATCATATCAATAAGCTCTTCGTTGCTTAAAGGCAACCACTCACCGAACATTCCAAACAGATCTTCCCTTAGCGCCTCAAGCTCTTCATCACTCACCGTTTGCTTTGGCATCGTCGATTGAAAATCAATCAATAATGAAGTAAAAAACTCTCGCAAATCAGTTGTGCTAATGGGATTAAATGGGTTGGCCTCAAGTATAGTGAGCTCCTCTTCAATCCAACCATAAAGTTCAACCCTTTGGTTACCCTTAATCGTTTTGCGTGGCACAAACGTTAGTAAATGTTGGACCCACTTTCCGGTCGCAGCACACACAACATGCTCTTTTGATTCGATTAGCGGTTTAAACTCTTCATAAAAACCCTCTAATTTTGCGCGATA
This region of Shewanella livingstonensis genomic DNA includes:
- a CDS encoding Arm DNA-binding domain-containing protein, translating into MVHIRIRPNGRIQFDLHLYGCRFREGTQLMATPKNLANAKSMLKKMSAEIDLGTFQYRDYFPNSKKVAQFEQLQRVAHPDRQYPFFDNFANQWFERKKATWKNSYRDSVRSALDKYLIPHFGNTLVNELSLSQVDYFRQDLSEGVKKDGSRLLSNRRINFILWPLVAIISLAAEEYKFEYPLRRYKAFKEEKAESNPMTIDEVRKFLASVPKKWKDYFIIRFWTGMRSCEVHGLEWDHIDFDHRLIRVRQNWVNGEVCDVKTPKSRRELKMCDTVFNAFKRIQAVKTGRSNFVFIAPTGLPPSTHFISRKLWFPTLKAAGLKLRRPYETRHTAAVLHIAAHENPLYISHMLGHSDTRLLFEVYAPYVANASRLDGNAFDSLMKSEGLG
- a CDS encoding J domain-containing protein gives rise to the protein MTLMTIIDNSELNKSNKQSQKLEKLWLDVEKKQARNQRYRAKLEGFYEEFKPLIESKEHVVCAATGKWVQHLLTFVPRKTIKGNQRVELYGWIEEELTILEANPFNPISTTDLREFFTSLLIDFQSTMPKQTVSDEELEALREDLFGMFGEWLPLSNEELIDMIHHPERFQAYIHDMLSQSNNAEAQDEHQDDVEWDEPGWDMGDDFSFENDDSELPMSTALFEDKAMTKLYRQLANQLHPDKEQDPAQKALKKDLMQLLSQAKKDKDALALLMMAQEHLPEYKLIADEDMIKRVEAALYSKIALLNQDHQFMQHGNDIKSEIWRRFGGGGKASRAKTLQQYGDLLIIEAEALYAKINNVTTVQALREQLSQRMHQQELNDMMGFGMFEDFLD